In Sphingobacterium sp. PCS056, the following proteins share a genomic window:
- the aroQ gene encoding type II 3-dehydroquinate dehydratase produces the protein MKKILILNGPNLNLLGVREKSIYGAQDFESYFSTLKSKYDVVELSYFQSNTEGFIIDKLHEVGFEFDGIVLNAGAYTHTSVAIADAIAAINTAVIEVHISNVHTRETFRHHSYLAKNCVGVICGFGLDSYRLGIEALLAR, from the coding sequence ATGAAAAAAATATTAATCCTTAATGGACCTAATCTCAACTTATTAGGCGTGCGTGAAAAATCCATTTATGGGGCGCAAGATTTTGAAAGTTATTTTTCAACATTAAAAAGTAAGTATGATGTTGTCGAGCTTAGTTATTTTCAAAGTAACACTGAAGGATTTATTATTGATAAATTACATGAAGTTGGTTTTGAATTTGACGGAATTGTACTCAATGCGGGGGCTTACACGCATACTTCTGTTGCTATCGCTGATGCGATTGCAGCAATTAACACGGCAGTCATTGAGGTGCATATATCTAATGTACATACAAGAGAAACATTTAGGCATCATTCTTACTTAGCTAAAAATTGTGTAGGGGTTATCTGTGGTTTTGGTTTAGACAGTTATCGACTGGGGATAGAGGCACTTCTTGCCCGTTAA
- a CDS encoding S9 family peptidase: MKKLTLLLLLASSMAYGQRNLNIEETVFGPRTYAPTALVSSNWVPNSNNFSYLDKGYQNLVQKNAPNNGAEEIILSKVELQSALQAKLPNDRINLQIFPSDYKWENANTISFSLHTKQAQYQIAFDIKNKKIVHLLASDATATNQEYATDYSKVAYLIGNNIQIKNAAGRLTSVTIDTIDGILNGSDYTHRQEFGIKKGMWWNPQNDKLLYYRKDETMVSKYPLIQWDTRVASVKDIRYPMAGMKSEEVTLVIYDTQTNQKITLATGEPKEQFLTAVTWDPSGQSIYVGVLNREQNHLKINQYNTKDGRFIKTLFEETASTWVEPQNDLLFLPNNPKQFIYQSDREGFNQLYLYNTDGKLIKKLGHQNLIVQQLGDFSPKGDLLYYTGVTNDGLDRQLFSVELKTGKTTQLTQGPGTHNAKVNSDGTYILDQFSNLTTPNIVQIKGTKSGKVDKIVESTNPFLGKINPPKIEFVTLTSADGVTPLTGRIIYPNDFDANKKYPVMYYLYGGSHSQLVTNKWLGGAGYFDMYMAQQGYIVFTMDNRGTDARGRAFATATHRQLGQAEMADQMKGIEYLKSKSFVDQSKMGIFGWSFGGFMTTSFMIHHNDIFKAAVAGGPVMDWKYYEVMYGERYMDMPQENPEGYKLTSLIDKADQLKGDLLIIHGAQDPVVVQQHSMEFVEACIKAGKQVDYFLYPTHEHNVSGKDRIHMYEKIARYFDLHLKK, translated from the coding sequence ATGAAAAAACTAACGCTACTTTTATTATTAGCAAGTTCAATGGCTTATGGTCAGCGCAACTTGAATATAGAAGAGACAGTCTTTGGCCCCCGTACATATGCACCTACAGCTCTTGTAAGCAGTAACTGGGTACCCAATAGCAATAACTTCAGTTATTTGGACAAAGGTTATCAAAATTTAGTTCAAAAAAATGCTCCGAATAATGGAGCGGAAGAGATCATACTAAGTAAAGTCGAATTACAAAGTGCTTTGCAAGCAAAACTTCCAAATGATCGGATTAATTTGCAGATCTTTCCCAGTGACTATAAATGGGAAAATGCCAATACAATCAGTTTTTCACTTCATACAAAACAAGCACAATATCAGATTGCTTTTGATATAAAAAACAAAAAGATAGTACATCTATTAGCATCAGATGCCACAGCAACAAATCAAGAATATGCAACAGATTATAGTAAGGTAGCCTATTTAATTGGTAATAATATTCAAATCAAAAATGCTGCTGGACGATTAACCAGTGTAACAATAGATACAATAGATGGTATTCTAAACGGCAGCGACTATACGCATAGACAAGAATTTGGCATCAAAAAAGGCATGTGGTGGAATCCTCAAAATGACAAACTATTGTACTACCGTAAAGATGAAACGATGGTGAGCAAATACCCTTTAATACAGTGGGATACTCGGGTAGCTTCTGTTAAGGATATTCGCTATCCCATGGCAGGCATGAAAAGCGAGGAAGTTACCTTGGTCATCTATGACACTCAAACAAATCAAAAAATTACATTAGCAACTGGAGAACCAAAAGAGCAATTTTTAACAGCCGTAACTTGGGACCCATCTGGACAATCCATTTACGTTGGAGTATTAAATAGGGAACAAAACCATCTAAAAATAAATCAATATAATACAAAAGACGGCCGTTTTATCAAAACACTGTTTGAAGAAACAGCGTCCACGTGGGTAGAACCTCAAAATGATTTATTGTTTTTACCCAATAACCCAAAACAATTTATCTATCAATCAGACAGAGAAGGTTTTAATCAGCTTTACCTGTACAACACTGATGGTAAGTTGATCAAAAAACTGGGACATCAAAATCTTATTGTACAACAATTAGGTGATTTTTCTCCCAAAGGAGATTTACTCTATTATACTGGAGTGACAAATGATGGATTAGATCGACAACTATTTTCAGTAGAGCTAAAAACTGGAAAAACAACACAGTTAACACAGGGTCCAGGTACGCACAACGCTAAAGTAAACAGTGATGGCACTTACATCTTAGATCAATTCAGTAATCTAACCACTCCTAATATTGTTCAAATAAAAGGAACAAAATCTGGTAAAGTAGATAAAATAGTCGAATCAACAAACCCCTTTTTAGGTAAGATCAATCCTCCAAAAATAGAATTTGTCACTTTAACCTCCGCAGATGGTGTAACACCATTGACAGGACGCATCATCTATCCTAATGATTTTGATGCAAATAAGAAGTATCCAGTCATGTATTATCTTTATGGAGGTTCTCACTCTCAATTAGTAACCAATAAATGGTTAGGTGGCGCAGGTTATTTTGATATGTATATGGCGCAACAAGGTTACATCGTATTCACCATGGATAATAGAGGTACGGACGCTCGCGGACGTGCATTTGCAACCGCAACACATCGTCAACTCGGACAGGCAGAAATGGCTGATCAAATGAAAGGCATAGAATATTTGAAATCCAAATCATTTGTTGATCAAAGCAAGATGGGTATATTCGGCTGGAGCTTTGGTGGATTCATGACAACATCATTTATGATACACCACAATGATATCTTTAAAGCAGCTGTTGCAGGAGGTCCAGTAATGGATTGGAAATACTATGAAGTCATGTATGGTGAGCGGTATATGGATATGCCTCAAGAAAATCCAGAAGGCTATAAGTTAACCTCACTCATTGACAAAGCAGATCAATTAAAAGGCGATTTATTGATTATTCATGGAGCTCAAGACCCTGTAGTAGTACAACAACATAGTATGGAGTTTGTAGAAGCTTGTATCAAAGCTGGAAAACAAGTTGATTATTTCCTATACCCTACTCATGAACACAATGTTTCAGGAAAAGACCGAATTCATATGTATGAAAAAATTGCAAGATACTTCGATCTTCATTTGAAGAAATAA